The Pseudodesulfovibrio hydrargyri genome segment CCCGGGCCTACGACCTGTACAACCGGGCCTGGCTCATGGACTCCATGGGGCTGACCACCCAATACTACGACAAGGAGCACTTGGTGCCGTTCGGCGAGTACATGCCGTTCGCCGAGTGGGTGCCCTTCAAGCAGCTGGTCCAGGCCGCGGGCAATTTCAAGCCGGGCGTGGACAACAGGCCGCTCAAACTGAACGGCGTTGCGCTGGGCATGCTCATCTGCTATGAAGCGATCTTTCCGGACCTGGCCCAGCAGCAGGTGGAGCGCGGGGCCAATGTGCTGGTGAACATCAGCAACGACGCATGGTTCGGCAACACGTCCGCGCCGGGCCAGCATCTCGACCTGGCGACCATGCGGGCCGTGGAACAGGGCCGTTGGCTGGTCCGCTGCACCAACACGGGCATCTCCGCGTTCATAGACCCGGTGGGCCGCGAGGCAACCATTGGGAACCAGTTCCGGGCCGAGACCCTGAGCATGAAAATCGCTGCCCTTGAAGCCAATACCGTGTATCATCGCATCCACGGCTGGCTCAGGGCGTTCATCTATGTGATGACTGCGGCCGCCTTCGGCTTCATCGCCCTTGCGGCCAGACGAAATAAAGGAATCATTGAATAATGTTGGAATACAACGAACTGAAAGCCGCCTCATCGGACCTGATCGAGCAATACGAATCCCTCTGGGGGCGTCTTTGACTACGCCGAGACCAAGACGCGCCTCGACGAGATAGAGAAGGAACTCTCCAAGCCGGGAGCCTGGGACAATCCCGAGGCCCTGACCCCCATGCTCAAAGAAAAGAGCCAGCTCTCCACCAAGCTCGAGATGTACGACAATCTGTCCGAGGCCCGCGAGGACCTGGACGCCTGGCTGGAACTGGCCCACGAGGCACCCGAGGAGGAATCCCTGTCCGCTCTGAACGCGCAGGTTGACCTGCTCCGCGAGCGGCTGGCCGGGACCGAGCTGGCGACCATGTTCGCCTTTGAGCACGACAAGGGCAACGCCATCCTCGAAATCCACCCCGGGGCGGGCGGCGTCGAGTCCCAGGACTGGGCCGAGATGCTCCTGCGCATGTACAACCGCTACGCCGAGCGCAAGGGGTTCAAGGTCACCCAACTGGACTACCAAGCTGGCGACGAGGCCGGCGTCAAGTCCGTGACCCTGCAGATCGAGGGGCTCTTCGCCTACGGGCTGCTCAAGGGCGAGACCGGCGTGCACCGGCTGATCCGCATCTCTCCCTTCGACTCCTCGGGTAGGCGGCACACCTCGTTCGCCTCGGTGGACGTCTACCCGGACATGGACGACGACATCGAGATCGAGGTCCGGGACGAGGACCTGCGCATCGACACCTTCCGGTCCAGCGGGCCCGGCGGCCAGTCGGTGAACAAGACCAGTTCGGCAGTGCGCATCACCCACATTCCCACGGGCATAGTGGCCCAGTGCCAGAACGAGAAGTCCCAGCACCGCAACAAGGCCACCGCCCTGCGCCTGGTCAAGGCCCGGCTGTACGAACGCGAATTGAAGAAGATCGAGGAGAGCCGCAGACAGGACTACCAGGCCAAGGAAGCCATCGCCTGGGGGAGCCAGATACGGACATACACCCTGCAACCGTATCGTTTGGTCAAGGACCACCGATCCAACAGCGAAAGCGGCAACGTTGATGCCTTCCTGGACGGTGACCTGGACGGAATGATCCGAAACTACCTACTATTCATCCATGCCCACGGACAAAAAAATTAAATTCCCCGAGAACGAACTCGCCTCGGAACTTTGCACCCTCCAGGAGGAGCTGTGCGAATATTCCAAGGGGAGCGGTGAAAATCTCGACCAGGCGGTCTGGGTTTTTCGGCTCATCCAGGGGGTCAGCTGTGAGGAATGGGAGTCCATCGCCGCCAGGCGTGACCTCGGCCAATGGCTCACCCTGCCCATCAACGGCGACACCTACCCGCAATTGAAACGGTTCCAGGAGACCCTGGAGCGGCTGGCCTACCAGACAGACCACGACCCGCTCACGGGGCTGGCCAATAGGCGTGCCTTCGACCGCATCCTGGACATCGAGATCGAACGGTCCAAGCGCGCCCGCACCCCGCTTTCCCTGGCCATCTTCGACCTGGACGACTTCAAGCGGGTCAACGACACCTACGGTCACCAGAAGGGAGACGAGGTCCTGAGCACCTTTGCCCGGCACCTCAAGGCGACCACCCGGCGCTACGACCTGGCGGCCCGCTTCGGCGGCGAGGAGTTCTCCCTGATCATGGCCGGGTCCGGCCTGGTCAAGGCGCAGCGGCTCTTGAGCCGCCTGCTCAACGAATTCAGACAGCTCGAATTTACCACCCCTGACGGGGACGGGACTTTTCACGTCACCTGTTCCGTCGGCCTCACCTGCTACAAGGGGAGCGTGAACATCACGGACAAGGAACTGATCGAACTGGCCGACGGCGCGCTCTATGAAGCCAAGGCCGCAGGCAAGGACCAGGTCAAGGTCTCCAGGCTCGCGTTCGCGGACAACGTCCCCAACGAGACCCTGGTGCACGCCAACGAAAAGCAGTTCCTGTTCGGCGGGAAATAACGGAGACGGACAATGAATCAGAACACTACACTCAGTCTCTCAATCATGAGCGGAAAAGGCGGGGTCGGCAAGACCAACATCGTGCTCAACCTGGGCTACGCCCTGCACGCCATGGACATCACGTCCATGCTCATGGATTGCGACCTCGGGCTGGCCAACCTCGACGTCCTGCTCGGCATCTCTCCGGACCGCAACCTGCACGACCTGCTGCAGACCGGCGTTGACGCCGAGGACGTGCTCGTGTCCATCGAGGACGGCTTCGACATGCTCCCGGCCACCAGCGGCGTCCCCGAACTGGTGGAGATGGACGAGGACCTGCAGGATATCCTGTTCAAGAAGCTCATCAACATCGCGGGCGAGTACGACTTCCTCATGCTCGATCTCGGAGCGGGCATCAGCCACACGGTCCTGTCCCTGGCCGCCCTGACCCAACTGCGCGTGGTGGTGGTCACTCCTGAGCCCACCTCCCTGACCGACAGCTACGCCATGATCAAGGTCCTGACCACCCAACACGACATCAAGGACTTCCTGGTCCTGGTCAACCAGGCCACCAGCGCCAAGGAGGCCAACCAGACCTTTGACCGGCTCAACGCCGCGTGCATGAATTTCCTGAACATAGAACTGCGCAACCTGGGCTTCGTGCACCAGGACCGCACCCTGGTCGAGTCGGTTCGCCGACAGACCCCGCTCATGAAATTCGCCCCGCAGGCCACGGCCAGCAAGGATATAGTCGGTATTGCCAAGAAGCTCATCCGGTACCGCGAGGACAACCGGGAGCGTATCGCGGGCCGCCCCATTCTGAAGGATTTTCCATCGGAATGAAATTCAGGAAATAATGGTTGACGAAAAGAGTTATTTTTCGGCATAGTTAGTGAGAATTTCGGACTGATTCCTTTTTTGTGACCTCACAGGACCAATCACGGAACCTGCGGGAAACATATGTTTCAGGGGGAACATCATGAATAAGAGCGAATTGATCAAGGCTCTGTCAGAACAGAAAAAAATGCATGTGGACGAGGCCACCAAGGTGGTCGGCGCCTTCGTGGATTCCGTCAAGGAAGCCCTGCTTCGGGGCGATCGCGTGGAGATTCGCGGTTTTGGCAGCTTCAAGATCAAGGACTACGAAGGGTACACCGGACGCAACCCCAAGACCGGAACCGTCGTCCAGGTCAGACCCAAGAAACTTCCTTTCTTCCGTCCTGGCAAAGAGTTGAAGGAATACATCAACCAGTAGGATGCGACGACTCACATATTGCCTGTTTCTGGCAACGTTGATCCTTGTGTGCGGCGATGCCCGGGCGCAGGGTTCTGTTTTGACCATCCTTTACTCGGCAAATACGTATGGCGCGGTGCGGCCATGCCCTACCTGAGGCGGCAAGACCCTCGGAGGGGTGGCCCGTCGGGCCACGTATTTTATGGACGTTCAACAAAACGACGCCCCCAGGCTGCTGGTTTCCGGCGGCTGGGAATTTTTCCGGCCCAACGGCAATCCGGGACTGACCAGAACCATGGTCGCCCTGAGCAAGGCGTTCAACGAAATGCACTACGACGTGGGGCTGCTCACTGCCCGGGAGGCCGAGAAGCTTGCCGGGGACGACGTGCCCCGCTGGCCGTGGCAGAAGACGGCCGAGGAAGAGCCGTTCACCGTGCGGGAGGTGGCCGGTGGCCGCAAGGTCGGCTTCCTGCGCTACCCGTCCCTGCCCGCGGACGCCGATGGGCCGTCCAAGGCCCTGATCGCCAAGCTCTCCAAGGAGATCAAGGCGTACCGGGGCAAGGTGGACCTGCTCATCGGTCTGTGTGACTGGGGCTGGGTGGCCGAGAGCGACTACCTCAAGTCGAACCCGGCCCAGGTCCCGGACATGCTTTTGGGTAGCGGAGGCGGATCCGGCATCAACGGGCGCATCCAGGCCGACGGCCGCTGCCTCTGGGTCAGGCCTTACGACAAGGGCCGCAGCCTGGCCCAGGTAAACGTCCTGCAATGGCCCAAAAGAGAAAATTCATTTGCCTGGGAAGAAGCGAAGAATTATACATCGGCTTCCATAGGTATGAACGACACGATTGTGGACAATCCGGAAATCGATGCTTTTTTTCAATAAAGCGGCAACGTTTTCGGATGGATAAGTATACTTCAGGAGGAGATGACGATGGAATTACGAGGAGCTTTCACCGCTCTCTCGACGCCCTTCAAGGATGGCGAGGTCGACGAATCGACCTATCGCGATTTCATTGAATGGCAGATCGAGCAGGGTATTGACGGCCTGGTGCCCTGCGGCACCACCGGCGAAGCGGCGACCATGTCCCACGAGGAACAGGGACGGGTCATCAAGATCTGCGTCGAGCAGACCAAAGGCCGCGTGCCGGTCATTGCCGGGGCCGGGTCCAACTCCACCAAGGAAGCCATCGAGTTGACCAAGATGGCCAAGGACGCCGGGGCCGACGCCACCCTGCAGATCACGCCCTACTACAACAAACCCACGCCCGGCGGCCTGGTGGCCCACTTCAAGGCCATCGCCCAGGCGGCCCCCCTTCCCATGGTCATATACAACGTGCCCGGGCGGACCGGCCTGAACTGCCTGCCGTCCACGCTGAAGATGATCAAGGACGCCGTGCCCGAAGCGATCGCGGTCAAGGAAGCCACCGGCAACCTGTGCCAGGGCGCCGAAGTTGTGGAGCTTTGCGGCCGGGATTTCATGCTTCTGTCCGGCGACGATTTCACCGCCCTGCCCTTGCTGGCTGTGGGCGGCGTCGGCGTCATCTCGGTCATTTCCAACATTATGCCCAAGGCCATGAGCTCCATGTGCCACGCCTTTTTCGCCAAGGACCATGAAAAGGCGCTCGAACTGAGCCTCAAAATGGCCCCGGTCAACCGGGCCATGTTCATGGAAACCAACCCCATCCCGGTCAAGTCCTCCCTGGCCATGATGGGCATTTTCAAGGACGCCCAGTTCCGACTGCCCATCGTCCCTCTGCAGGACGAAAACAAACCCAAACTGGAAGCCGTGCTGAAAACCGCCGGTCTTTTGTGATATCCAAGGCCTCGGCTCACAGCCGGGGCCTTTTTTCGTCATCTCCCGGAAAAGGGACGGTCCAAGCCGTCCCTTTTTTGATGCCGCCACCTTTCTGATTTGGTGTCCAGCCTCCGACAAAAAGAAAGAGGCGCCCTTCTTGATGGGTGCCTCTTTCTTTTGTTCGGCGAATCGCTTTACTTATTGGCGAACTTTTTTCTTCCGACAGACAGCAGACCGGCGAGTCCAACACCGAGCAGGAGGAACGTGGACGGCTCGGGAGTGGGCGTCGGCGCGTCGACCACGCCGACATTGTCCCATAACACCGTATATTCCTGAGCGAAGGATGTTTTGGTGTTCAAGATGATCTCATCGATCGTCGTGGGAAGGAAAAGAGAGGAGCTGTATACCAGCGAATTGTTGATGTAGTAGTCGATGGCGCTGCCGGTGATGGCCATTCCCAGTGAATACCAAGCGTCTTCGTCCGTTAAATCCTGGCCGACCGCGACCCAATGATTCAGATCCCAGACATGAAATCCGTAGCTGTCGGTCAGATTGTGCCAACTGATGATCGGCCAGCCGGTCACACCGCCGACGCTCGAGGTTCCCCACAGTCCCGCGCGCATGTCATGCCAAGCGGCGTCGACAAACAGGTCGCCGATGATCATCTTGCCCGTGGCGGGCGTGCCGATGTCCGTCTTTTCTTTGGTCTGATAGAATTCCTGGCTGGGCACGGGAGGCGCGATACCGATGACGAGACGGCCGTCCGGAGTGGTCTCGAACTGGTCGGGAGCGGTACGGTCGGGGTACCATGACGAGAGTTCGGAGTCATCATCAAAGGTAAAAACGCTGGCGTTGGCCATGTTGGGAATCAACAGCAGGCAGATGGCAAGAGACAACAGAATTTTTTGCATAGGGGTCGCCTTTTGGTATAGAGTGACCAGGACCGGAAGACATTTGACAACATATTCACAAAGCAAGGCACATGCCAAATAAAACCCCTATGTATTTCAATAAACTGGTTGTTTAAAACTGAAAATATTGTCGGCAGACTTTACACAATCGCCCTGTTGCCGAAAGAAAACCTTACACTTCTTTATCCCTTGCGCGTGCAATACGAATCAAGACAAACAGGAACACGAACAAGGAGCGACAATTGCTCCAGCCCGCACAAGTTGCACGGCGATACGACGTATTTCTCGGTATGGATCAAAAAAGGGCAAAGCAAAGGCCCGCCAGCACAACGCTGGCGGGCCCGACTTTGCGCACTCTATCAGCTTGTTACAGCTTAGCCTTCGAAGGCCTTGATGAAGTTGGGGGCGACCTGCTTCTTGCGGCTCATGACGCCGTCAAGCCAGACGGGCTCGCCCTTGGTGGCGATGCCGAAGGCCTTCTCGACGACGGAAGGATCGTCGGAGGCGATGAGCATCTCGGAGCCTTCCTTCATGATGTCGGTCAGGAGCAGGAAGACGGAGTGGCGGCCGTCGGCCTTGACCTTCTCGATCTCGGCCTGCAGGGCGTCCTTGTGGGCGTCAAGCATGGACAGGTCAACCACTTCCAGCTGGCCGATGCCGACCTTGTTGCCGGACATGTCGAAGTCCTTGTAGTCGCGGAAGACCAGCTCGCTGGCGGGAGCGCCGTCAACGGCGGACTTGACCTTGAACATCTCCATGCCCAGGGCCATGACGTCGCTCACGCCGGCGATCTTGGCCAGGGCTTCGACGGCGGCCTTGTCGGCGTCGGTACAGGTGACGGACTTGAACATGACGGTGTCGCTCAGGATGGCGCACAGCAGGATACCGGCGATGTTGGCCGGGATCTCCACGTTGTAGAAGTCGTACATGGACTTCAACACGGTGGCGGAACAGCCCACGGGCCAGACCCACATTTCCAGCGGACCGGCGGTGGTGATGTCGCCCAGCTTGTGGTGGTCGACGACGGCAAGGAGCTCACCCTTGTCCAGGTTGTCGATGGTCTGGGAAATGTCGGTGTGGTCGACCAGGATGATCTGCTTGTCGGTGGCGTCGGTGACGATCTCGGGAGCGGCGAAGCCGAACTTCTCGAGCACAAAGGCGGTCTCCGGGGCGATCTCGCCCTGAGTCACGGCCTTGGCTTCCATACCACGTTTGCTGTACAGATCGGCGGCACCGAGCGCGGAAGCGACGGTGTCGGTATCGGGGTTCTTGTGTCCAACAACCAAAATAGCCATATCAAGTCCTCCTAATTAAATTATCCCGTATAAGGAAATTGAGCATTGAAAACAGAATGTGACAGATATCACAAAGCACATCGACTGCCAAGCTAAAAGCGCAGTCCGAACGAGAAAAGCGTGAAATGAATAGGGCCCGTCGCCGGAATGCCATAGATCCGCCACAAGCCCCGGATTGCAACGCTTCCGGCGGGGATGAACAGGTTTGCGCATCACCTGTTGAAGCCAGTCGAACGCAAGCCGGATGGTCCCGACAATGTGAAGATGATCCCAAGCCCCTGCTCCAGCGACGTTATCGCGTCCGGAGACGTCCCGGGAGGTCTGGAGCGGACTCCTTACAAGGTTGGCAGGAAGCGGTACAGGGCAAAGAGGATGACGCCCGCCGCCAGGATGGCGTAAGCCCGCTTCAGGCGAAGGGCCATGAGGCCGCCGACCGAAGCGGCCACCCAAAGGTGGGCCCAGGTCACGCCCAAGGGCGGAAACATGCTCGGATACGCGGAGAAGACAAGGTCGAATCCCTGCTTGAGGATGAGCACGGCCACCAGGAAGCTTGCCCAGCTCATGACCAGCCCCCTGGCCATGGAGCGCAGGATGAGCGTGCCGGGCAGGTGTTTGGAGTCCGGGTTGCGCGCCCAGTTGAGCAGCGCGTTGTAGCTCCCCTGCTCCCGTTCTCGCAGCCACCCCTCCACCTTGGTGCCGATCCAGGCCAACGGCATGCTGGCAAAGAGCACGAACATGATCCGTGACGGCTGATCCAGGCCGAACCAGGTGGTCAGGGCCAGGGCCGAAAAGGTGGCCGCCGTGAGCTGGGGCGGAATATACGTCCCGGCCGGGATGAGGTCGAGCCAGAAGAGTTCGAAGAAGATGGCGATGTACAGGCTGGTGGTGTACTCGCCGGTGGCCGCGCCCCAGAAGAAGCCGACCACCAGGGGGCGCTCAAGCAGGCCGATGCTTAGGGACGAGCGGAACTGGGAAAACAGGGCAAAAAAAAAGCGACCATGGCGAACCAGGCGAAGGTGTGCTGAACGACCATGGCCTAGAACCTCACCTGCACGGGATCGTTGGGTACGCACCGGAAGTCCAGTTCCACGCCCTTGCGGTTCAGGTGGCGCAGACAGGTCTCGTCCTCGTCGGACAGGGCCACGCTCGGGGAGACCTGGCGTTTGCCCGGGCTGTAGTGGACGTTGCCTATGTTCAGGACATGGAAATCGAACCCGGAATCAAAGGCGCGACGGGCATCGGCACAACTGGAAAAGAGGATGATGGAGTCATGGTCTCCGGGCGCTGAGAAGAGCCGGGACATGATCGCGGGCACCTCTTCCACGGTGACGAAGGAGCTCTTCACGGCCTGTGGGATGGCCAGGGACATGATTTCCTGTTGGAGGATGTCGTGGGCCAGCTCGTCGTTGGCCACCACGACGTTCTTGGCTCCGGTGTATGGCAGCCACGTCTCGATGATCTGGCCGTGAATCAAGCGGTTGTCGATACGAACGAGAGTCACGGCATCATACCTATTTCTTTGCTTTTTTGCGCAGCATCGCCCCGGCCACCTTGATCCCCTGCTGGCCCGCGTTCATGACCTTTTCGGCCAGCTCGGGCAGCTTCATGGACCGGGCCTGCAGGGCCGCCACGACCATGGGGAGGTTGACGCCGGTGATGACTTCGAGATTTTCCGACTTCATGAGGGACAGGGACATGGTCGTGGGAGAGCCGCCGAACAGGTCGGTCAAGGCCAGGACGCCCTTGCCCTGCTCCACGGAATGGATCGCCTTGCGCACGCCTTCCAGGGTCTCGTCAACGCCCTTGTTCACGTCGACGCCCACGGCCAGGCAGTTCTCCTGCGGCCCCATGACCGTTTCGGCGGCCTGAAGCAGGGTCTCGCCGAAGGTCCCGTGGGTGACCAGCACCACGCCGATCACGCCGTCCTTTTTGTCAGTCTTTGCAACCATGTCTAACCGAGTTCCATGTGTCGATGTTCGATCGAAACAGTATACCCTTTTTCCTTCAGGGTTGCCAGTACCGACTCGGCCACGGAAACCGACCGGTGGCGGCCGCCGGTGCAGCCCAGGGCCAGGGTGATCCGATAACGCCCTTCCTCGGCATAAAGCGGCAGGATGTAAAGCAGAAATTCATGGAACCGCTTAATGAACCCCTCGCCCGTGGGGTTGCCCAGGACGTAGTCGGCGACCGCCTTGTCCTGGCCGGACAGGGGGCGCAGGGACTTGTCGAAATAGGGGTTGGGCAGAAAGCGCAGGTCGAAGACCAGATCGGCCTCGGACGGCACGCCGTATTTGAAGCCGAAGGTGATGATGTGCACCCGCATGCCCTTGCTCACGTCCTTGAGGGACGACCACTTGGTCTGGATGACCCGGCGCAGGTCGTGGATGGAATAATCCGTGGTGTCCAGGACCAGAACGGCTCCGAGGCGCACCGGCTCCAGAAGCTTCTTTTCCATCTCCAGGGCCTGCTCGAGGCCCAGGTTGCGTGATTCCAGCGGATGCGGGCGGCGGGTGGTGGCGTAGCGGCGGACCAGCTCGGCCATCTTGGCCTCGAGAAACAGGACCTGAGGGGTGATGCCGAGTTGAGCGAACCCTTCCTGCGCCTTGCTCCAGCCGTCCACGAACTCGAACTGGCGCAGGTCCATGCCGAGCGCCAGACCGCGGTATTTGGTGTCGAACGAGAGGATGAGGTCGGCCAGCTTGGCCGACATCTCGGACGGGAGCCCGTCGATGCAGAAGAACCCCAGGTCCTCGAAGACCTTGAGCGCGGTGCTCTTGCCCGAGCCGGAGAGTCCGGTGACGATCACCACCGGGAAGGGGTTGGTCGAGGTCACAACGGATTCCGTCCCTTCGGTTACACGCTTTTGAGCAGGGCCCAGAGGCCCTCAAGGTCATCGGCCGACAGGAACGCCTTGCGGAATTCCTCGTCCTTGAGCAGGCGGGAGATCTGGGCCAGGACGCGCAGATGCATGCCCGCCACCTGTTCCGGGGCGAGCACCAGGAAAAAGATGGTGCACGGGGCGTGGTCCAGCGCTTCGAATTCCACGCCCTTGCGGCTGCGGCCCACGACCACGATGACCTTTTCCAGGTCCTCAAGCTTGCCGTGAGGGATGGCGATGCCGTCTCCGATGCCGGTGGAACCGAGCCGTTCACGATCGAGAAGGACACGGACCGCATGGTCCGTGTCCATCTCTGGATATTGTACGCCCAGGGGGGCGACGAGTTCATTCAATACGTCCGACTTGGTTGCGGACTCGAGTTCGGGAAGGATCAGCTCCTTCGCCAGGTAATCACTGAGTTTCATGCTTAGTTTCCGGGGTCGATGAGGCCGTAATCGCCGTTCTTTCTCTTGTATATCACGTTGACGCCGTCGGTCTCCGCATTGAGGAAGACCAGGAATTCGTTGTCACGGGCATCCAGCTGCATGGCGGCCTCGTCCACGGACATGGGCTTGGGCTCGTATGCGTCGGTGCCGACGATGGTGGGCGCTGAACCGGGAGCGATGTCCTCGTAGGACAGGTAGTTCATCTGCACCATCTTATTGGGACGCGCCTGCCTGGGGCGATTCTTCATCTTTTCGCGCATCTTGCGCAGCTGGGCCTCCAGCTTGTCCAGGACCATGTCGATGGTGGAGTACATGTCCTCCGAATCTTCATAGGCCGAGATATGTATGCGATCCGAGTTCAGGATCACGTCCGCCTTGTGGCGGAACTTGTCGACCAGCAGGTTGACCTGGAGATCGGCCTCCGCATCGGAAACGTATCTTGCTACCTTTTCAAAACGCTTTTCCGCATAACCCTTGAGGTGATCGGAAGGCTCGAAGTTCTTGAAAGTGAAGCTGATGTTCATACGCTGCCTCCTGGTTGAGAGTGCTTCAAGCAGCCCCTAGAAGTACTGCTTTCGTTTCGAAGACGAAGCTATGCCCATGGCCGAGCGGTATTTGGCGACCGTGCGCCGGGCGATGTTCACTTCCAGCTTTTCCTGGAGGATCTCGCCTATCCTCTCGTCGCTGAGCGGTTTCTTCGTGTCTTCATCTGCGATCATTTGCTTAATGAGCGCCTTGACGCTCTCCGAACCCACCTGGGACCCGTCGTTCAGGTCCAGGGCCGAGTTGAAGAAGAACTTCAGCTCGAAGATGCCGTGAGGGGTCGAGACATATTTGTTGGTCGTGATCCGGCTCACGGTGGATTCGTGCATCTCGATGTCTTCCGCCACCTCCTTGAGGATGAGGGGTTTGAGCTTTGTCACGCCCTCCTCGAAGAATGCCCGTTGGAAGCCGACAATGCTCTCAACTACTTTATACAAGGTTCGCTGCCGCTGGTACAGACTTTTCATCAACCATGCGGCGGAACGCATCTTTTCCTGGAAATATTCCTTCTCCTTGTCGGCCGCGCCCTTCATGGAATCCATGTAGAAGGTGTTCATCTGGAGCCTCGGCATACCGTCCTCGTTGAGGATGATGACGAAGTCCTCGCCGTACTTGTAGACGAACACGTCCGGGCTGACGTAGTGCGGCTCGGTGCTGGAGAAGTTGGCACCCGGCATGGGATCGAGCGTCTGCATCAGATCCAGGTACGACTTGAGCTCGTCCATGGTGATCTTGAACTTGCGCGCCAGAGGCTTGTAACGATTCTTCTCCAGGTCCTCCAGGTGGTCGCTGACCAGGGAGACCAGGATCGGGTCGTCATATCCGAGGACCTCCATCTGGACCAGCAGGCACTCCTGCGGGGTCCGGGCGCCCACGCCGACCGGGTCCAGGTGCTGGATGCGGCGCAGAACGGACTCGATCTCCTCCTCCGAGGCCTGGACCATGGCGGTCAACTCCTCCATGGTGGCCTGCAGGTAGCCGTTGGCGTCGATATTGCCGAGGATGACGTCGCCGATGGCCAGCTCGTGCTCGGAGAAGTTGGACAGGCGCATCTGCCAGTTCAGGTGCCCTTCCAGAGAGGGCTTCGAGGCCAGGCGGGCCTCGAAGGACATGCCCTCCTCGGGCATCTCCATGTCGCGAGACAGGGCCTGCTTGGAGGTGGAGGAAAATTCGCCCAGGTAGTTTTCCCAGTCCGCGTTGCGGACCAGTTCCTCCTCGGCCTGGGATTCGGTCAGGACCTCGGTCTTGTCCGGGACCTCGGTGTCGGTCTCGGTTTCGTCCAGGAAGGGATTCTCCAACAATTCCTGCTGCACGGTCTCCAGCAGTTCAAGCCGCGACAGTTGCAGCAGCTTGATGGCCTGCTGCAACTGGGGCGTCATGACCAGTTGCTGTGAGAGCTTGAGCTGTTGCCGAAGTTCCAATCCCATGATGCGCTACCCGCTTGAGGTTGTGTTTATCGATTGCCGGATAAAGAAATTTTTTTTAACCGCCAGACATTTTTTCCGGTTCAACCATGCCACAGTGAACTAAAGGATGCAACACAATTGTGTTAACATCCTGTTTACATTAATATTTCCGCCTGCATATTATGATATGAAAAAAGTGTACCAACCTTTAGCAACGGTGTAAATCGGGAAAGAGGAAAAAAAGACGAAAACGGCGGGCTAAAGCCGGAAATCCTCGCCCAGATATATCTGCCGGGCGCGGCTGGACTTGACGATCTCGGATGGGGCTCCCTCCAGGATGACCGTGCCCTCGTAGACCAGGTAGGCCCGGTCGCAGATATTCAGGGTTTCCCGGACGTTGTGATCCGAGATGAGGATACCGATATCCATGGACTTGAGCACGGAGATAATCTCCTGGATGTCGATGACCGCGATGGGATCGATACCGGCAAACGGCTCGTCCAGGAGGATGAACTGCGGATCGAGGATGAGCGCCCGGGCTATTTCGAGCCTGCGCCGCTCGCCGCCGGACAGGAACATGGACGCCTGGTCCGCCAGCTTGGTGATGGTGAACATCTCCATGAGTTCGTCGGCCCGGGCCCGCTGTTGCCGCGAGGTCATGGAGGTCTGCTCCAGGATGATCTCCAGGTTC includes the following:
- a CDS encoding PTS sugar transporter subunit IIA, with product MKLSDYLAKELILPELESATKSDVLNELVAPLGVQYPEMDTDHAVRVLLDRERLGSTGIGDGIAIPHGKLEDLEKVIVVVGRSRKGVEFEALDHAPCTIFFLVLAPEQVAGMHLRVLAQISRLLKDEEFRKAFLSADDLEGLWALLKSV
- a CDS encoding PTS sugar transporter subunit IIB: MTLVRIDNRLIHGQIIETWLPYTGAKNVVVANDELAHDILQQEIMSLAIPQAVKSSFVTVEEVPAIMSRLFSAPGDHDSIILFSSCADARRAFDSGFDFHVLNIGNVHYSPGKRQVSPSVALSDEDETCLRHLNRKGVELDFRCVPNDPVQVRF
- the hpf gene encoding ribosome hibernation-promoting factor, HPF/YfiA family produces the protein MNISFTFKNFEPSDHLKGYAEKRFEKVARYVSDAEADLQVNLLVDKFRHKADVILNSDRIHISAYEDSEDMYSTIDMVLDKLEAQLRKMREKMKNRPRQARPNKMVQMNYLSYEDIAPGSAPTIVGTDAYEPKPMSVDEAAMQLDARDNEFLVFLNAETDGVNVIYKRKNGDYGLIDPGN
- the rapZ gene encoding RNase adapter RapZ, which translates into the protein MTSTNPFPVVIVTGLSGSGKSTALKVFEDLGFFCIDGLPSEMSAKLADLILSFDTKYRGLALGMDLRQFEFVDGWSKAQEGFAQLGITPQVLFLEAKMAELVRRYATTRRPHPLESRNLGLEQALEMEKKLLEPVRLGAVLVLDTTDYSIHDLRRVIQTKWSSLKDVSKGMRVHIITFGFKYGVPSEADLVFDLRFLPNPYFDKSLRPLSGQDKAVADYVLGNPTGEGFIKRFHEFLLYILPLYAEEGRYRITLALGCTGGRHRSVSVAESVLATLKEKGYTVSIEHRHMELG
- a CDS encoding PTS sugar transporter subunit IIC → MVRHGRFFFALFSQFRSSLSIGLLERPLVVGFFWGAATGEYTTSLYIAIFFELFWLDLIPAGTYIPPQLTAATFSALALTTWFGLDQPSRIMFVLFASMPLAWIGTKVEGWLREREQGSYNALLNWARNPDSKHLPGTLILRSMARGLVMSWASFLVAVLILKQGFDLVFSAYPSMFPPLGVTWAHLWVAASVGGLMALRLKRAYAILAAGVILFALYRFLPTL
- a CDS encoding manganese-dependent inorganic pyrophosphatase, coding for MAILVVGHKNPDTDTVASALGAADLYSKRGMEAKAVTQGEIAPETAFVLEKFGFAAPEIVTDATDKQIILVDHTDISQTIDNLDKGELLAVVDHHKLGDITTAGPLEMWVWPVGCSATVLKSMYDFYNVEIPANIAGILLCAILSDTVMFKSVTCTDADKAAVEALAKIAGVSDVMALGMEMFKVKSAVDGAPASELVFRDYKDFDMSGNKVGIGQLEVVDLSMLDAHKDALQAEIEKVKADGRHSVFLLLTDIMKEGSEMLIASDDPSVVEKAFGIATKGEPVWLDGVMSRKKQVAPNFIKAFEG
- a CDS encoding PTS sugar transporter subunit IIA, with protein sequence MVAKTDKKDGVIGVVLVTHGTFGETLLQAAETVMGPQENCLAVGVDVNKGVDETLEGVRKAIHSVEQGKGVLALTDLFGGSPTTMSLSLMKSENLEVITGVNLPMVVAALQARSMKLPELAEKVMNAGQQGIKVAGAMLRKKAKK
- the rpoN gene encoding RNA polymerase factor sigma-54; amino-acid sequence: MGLELRQQLKLSQQLVMTPQLQQAIKLLQLSRLELLETVQQELLENPFLDETETDTEVPDKTEVLTESQAEEELVRNADWENYLGEFSSTSKQALSRDMEMPEEGMSFEARLASKPSLEGHLNWQMRLSNFSEHELAIGDVILGNIDANGYLQATMEELTAMVQASEEEIESVLRRIQHLDPVGVGARTPQECLLVQMEVLGYDDPILVSLVSDHLEDLEKNRYKPLARKFKITMDELKSYLDLMQTLDPMPGANFSSTEPHYVSPDVFVYKYGEDFVIILNEDGMPRLQMNTFYMDSMKGAADKEKEYFQEKMRSAAWLMKSLYQRQRTLYKVVESIVGFQRAFFEEGVTKLKPLILKEVAEDIEMHESTVSRITTNKYVSTPHGIFELKFFFNSALDLNDGSQVGSESVKALIKQMIADEDTKKPLSDERIGEILQEKLEVNIARRTVAKYRSAMGIASSSKRKQYF